The DNA window TTTTTCCGCACAGCACGAATCACACGTTCCCAATCATAAACAGATTTTTTCCCATGAGTTTTTTCAAATACTTCGGGAAGAGGTAACATGGCCATATCACAACGAACACCATCACATTGTTTTGCGATTTCAAATAAAATTTGAATGTGTTTGTTTTCCACATTTGGATTTGAAAAATCCCATTGGATGGTATCTGTCCAACCATCAAAGTAAGGATCTCTTCCATGAGCATATACATTTCCATTAGGATGTTGGAATGAGTTTTTCGACTTAGCAGATGTATCTGCTTTCAAAAAAAAATCTGGATTAGAATCCACAATTGGGGAATCAATGGCCATATGGTTTGGCACAAAGTCTAAAATTAGCTTTTTATTCCATTTTTGAATGAGTTTATATACGTTTGTTAGGTTGTCATACTCGGAAACCAAAGGGTCGGGAGTGTAAGAAAAAATGGAATATGGGGATCCATAAACATCTTCTGGTAGCAGTGGGTGTTTGGTCGCTTGGAATCCTGGCTGAAGTTCAGGCATTCTGCGTGCAATGGTTTGGGATTTGGGGCTATTTTTCCAGACACCCATCAGCCAAATTTCATCGGCCCAAAGTATGGGAAGGGAATTTTGATTGGAAGAGAGAGCCCGTTCCAGAGGTTCCTTCATTTTTGTACAAAAAAGCCTTGAGCCTATCTCGTACAAATGGATTTGATGGAAGGGATGTTTCATAACAAAGTTCAAATATTCAAGTATAGTTCCTTCTTACGCAAGATAGTTTTGGTTGGTTTGACAGGACTTTTGTCAATGGGCTTTTTCCTCCATTGTTCGGAAGAAGATACAAAAGAATCCTTGTCGAAGGTAAATGATCTTCCTTGGGAAGGTGATGTGAATTCCATACCCAATGCCCTTCGAATCAAAAATCCAGTGGCAGATCCTAAGGCCAAAAAAGGAGGTAGGATTCGCATTTATTCCCACCAGTTCCCAAAATCTTTGAATTATTATTTGGATCAGTTTACAACCACAGCACGGATCTTTACCAGTTTGTATGAACCGCTCACGGGGTACCACCCACTGACTTTGGAAACCATTCCTCATTTAGCAAGGGATTGGAAAATCTCTCCTGATAAAAAGAAATTTACTTTCTACTTAGATCCGAACGCTCGTTGGTCTGATGGAAAACCAGTAACAGCAGATGACGTGATCTTTACCTATGATACCATCATGAATCCCAAAAATGGAACTGCCGTGTTCCGTGTATCCTTATCTAGATTTTTAAAACCGGTGAAGTTGGGTGATCTAACGGTTGTTTTTGAAGCAAAGGAAGTTCATTGGAATAATTTTAATGATATTGCTTCTTCCATTTTTATTTTGCCGAAACATCATTTCGAAGGAAAAGATTTTAATAAGGAAAATATGGAGTTCCCGGTTGTGTCTGGTCCCTATAAAATCACAGAGGTTAAAAAGAATCGTTATATCAAATTAGAACGAAGAGGGGACTGGTGGCAAAGGGCCTATCCTTTTAACGAAGGACGAAATAACTTTGATCAAATTGTTTATAAAGTTTATAACGAAGAAGCAGTTGCTCTCCAAGCCTTTAAAAAAGGAGACATTGATATTTATCCAGTGTATTCCGCTTTTGTTTGGGTAGAAGAGGCTAAGGGGGATGCCTTTGATAAAAATTGGATTGCCAAACAAAGGATATTCAATTTAAAACCGATTGGTTTCCAAGGTTGGGCGATGAACTCGAGACGACCTATTTTCTCTGACAAACGAGTGAGAGAGGCAATGAACCTGCTTGTGAATCGTAAATTAATGATCGATAAACTAGCATATGGTGAATACGACCCAACGAACAGTTATTACCCTGATTTTTATTTAGGTGGTGAAAAAAATCCAAACGAACCAACGGAATTTAACATTGAAAAGGCTAGAAAACTTTTAGCAGAAGCAGGTTGGAAACCCAATAAAGAAGGGATCTTGGAAAAAGATGGAAAACCATTCCAGTTTTCTATCTTAGATCGAGATAAAAAAACAGAAAAGTATTTCACCTTGTTTTTAGAAAAAGCAAAAGAAGTGGGGATTCGCGCATCTATTGACACTTTGGATTTAGCTGCCTGGAGCGAACGAGTGGATAAATACGACTTTGATATGACCTGGGCTGCTTGGGGATCGGGAGTGTTCAAAGATCCTGAATCACAATGGCTTTCTAAATATGCAGATGAAGAGGGACAACCCAACTTGCCCGGACTAAAAATTCCAGAAGTTGACAAACTCATTGGAAAACAAAAAACAGAATTTTCTGTATCCAATCGTAATGAAATTTTGAAACAAATCGATCGCATTGTTTATAAAGAATATCCTTATGTTTTGTTATGGCATTTACCAAGTACGAGACTTCTGTATTGGCAAAAATATGGCGTTCCGAATTTACCTTTAGGTAAGTATGGAGATGAAAGTTTTTCTTCTGACTACTGGTGGTATGATGAAGAGAAAGATAAAAATCTATCAAAAGCCGTTTCCAAGAAGGAAAAATTTACAGATTACGAAGCAATTGTACGTTGGAAGTAGAATCTAATCGTGTCTGAAAAAAAGGGCCCGATCAAGGGGATTCGCGATCGGATCAGCCAACTCTGGAACCAATATCCAAACTGGGGAAAAATACCCCAGTTTCTGGAGTTACTTGAGAAAGGTCTCGACAAAGAGCTGTTTGTCGATCCTGATAAAAAAGAAATCCCCATTCCCATCGAAGACCTTCCTGTTGATGAAGTATTACGAAAGTCAGGATTCTTTCGTAATTTGTATGAAAAACTTTTTCCTGTTTCCCATGTTTTCCGAATCACATATAGATATGATCGTGAATTTTTGGATAACTTTATGCCACTCTCTAAGGACGGCTACATCGGTAGGGGTTCTTATAAGTTTGTTTATAAACTTCCCTGGAACCAAGTGGTAAAAATTGGAAAATCAAAGTTACCTTCTGATGCCATATTTGGAACTTTATTTAAAGAAGTTGGCAAAGACCTTTCTCGGTTTTTAAAACCAGAAGAGTTGGAATTACGTGATTTTTTAAGAAACCAAACCTCTAGGGATTCTAAAAAAGACGAAATTGATTTTAAATTCAAACGTTTGGGATTGGAGCGACTCCATTATTGGAAACTAAAGTCTCTCATTCCTGATCTCGTGGTTCCCACGCGATTTTTTATGGGGATGCGAGTGAGAAACAATCCATTTGGAGTTCCCAATGTCACTCTTACACCTTGCGACCAACAACCGTTACTTGCTGGGAAACATCTAAAAGAATTCACCATACGAAACGAGAAGTTGGACCAAAATCCCATAATGGACAAACTTTTTCCCAAATGGAAATTGAATTTTGACTCTCATCGGTTTGGTGTGATTTCTAAATCGAAACTTAAAAAAATTGCAGTGGATTTTAATCGTGTGATTGAAGTCACAAAGTTTCTAGCAGAAGAAGAAAAGTTAATCTTTGATATCCATGCTGAAAATATCATCATCACTTTGCCCGATTTTGAGTTAAAAATTTTTGATTTCCACGTTTTTGATGACTATTTGTATGAACCTTCCGAAGAAAACCCAACACCTGAGATGGATCATATTCTAATCATAGAAGAATTTATCAAATCGTTTGAATTGGACTGATTTATGTTATTTTTCAAACGAAATTTATTTTCTTTTTATATACTTTCTTTTCTTTTTTTTGCATTCGCGTGTTACCAAAGTTTTAGATGGAAGTGGATCTGTGATGATGCGTATATCAGTTTTGTTTATGCACGCAATTTATACGAAGGTTCAGGACTTGTTTTTAATTTAGG is part of the Leptospira noumeaensis genome and encodes:
- a CDS encoding extracellular solute-binding protein codes for the protein MFHNKVQIFKYSSFLRKIVLVGLTGLLSMGFFLHCSEEDTKESLSKVNDLPWEGDVNSIPNALRIKNPVADPKAKKGGRIRIYSHQFPKSLNYYLDQFTTTARIFTSLYEPLTGYHPLTLETIPHLARDWKISPDKKKFTFYLDPNARWSDGKPVTADDVIFTYDTIMNPKNGTAVFRVSLSRFLKPVKLGDLTVVFEAKEVHWNNFNDIASSIFILPKHHFEGKDFNKENMEFPVVSGPYKITEVKKNRYIKLERRGDWWQRAYPFNEGRNNFDQIVYKVYNEEAVALQAFKKGDIDIYPVYSAFVWVEEAKGDAFDKNWIAKQRIFNLKPIGFQGWAMNSRRPIFSDKRVREAMNLLVNRKLMIDKLAYGEYDPTNSYYPDFYLGGEKNPNEPTEFNIEKARKLLAEAGWKPNKEGILEKDGKPFQFSILDRDKKTEKYFTLFLEKAKEVGIRASIDTLDLAAWSERVDKYDFDMTWAAWGSGVFKDPESQWLSKYADEEGQPNLPGLKIPEVDKLIGKQKTEFSVSNRNEILKQIDRIVYKEYPYVLLWHLPSTRLLYWQKYGVPNLPLGKYGDESFSSDYWWYDEEKDKNLSKAVSKKEKFTDYEAIVRWK